A stretch of the Oncorhynchus clarkii lewisi isolate Uvic-CL-2024 chromosome 9, UVic_Ocla_1.0, whole genome shotgun sequence genome encodes the following:
- the LOC139416803 gene encoding probable Bax inhibitor 1 codes for MNVFDRSIKLDVLLKFSQISQSTQLHLKNVYSSLAVCMFVAAAGSYVHVVTRLFQGGLLTLLGSLGMVVWLSMTPHNPETEKKRLAILAGFAFFTGVGLGPAMDFVIIINPSIIVTAFLGTSIIFVCFTLSALYAKRRSFLFLGGTLMSGLSVLFLVSVVNMFFGSAVLFKAHMYLGLVIMCGFVLFDTQLIIEKAENGDKDYIWHCVDLFLDFVTIFRKLMILLAMNEKDKKKEKK; via the exons ATGAACGTGTTTGACCGCAGCATCAAATTGGATGTTCTCCTCAAGTTCTCCCAAAT TTCCCAATCTACCCAGTTACACCTGAAGAATGTCTACTCCAGTTTGGCAGTTTGCATGTTCGTGGCTGCAGCAGGCTCCTACGTCCATGTTGTCACACGGCTCTTTCAG GGTGGGTTGCTGACTCTTCTGGGTTCCCTGGGCATGGTGGTTTGGTTGTCCATGACACCACACAACCCAGAGACCGAGAAGAAGAGACTGGCTATCCTTGCAGGGTTTGCTTTCTTCACAG GTGTTGGTCTTGGACCAGCAATGGACTTTGTCATCATCATTAACCCAAG cATCATTGTGACAGCCTTCCTTGGAACCTCAATCATCTTTGTCTGCTTCACTCTCAGTGCCCTGTATGCCAAGCGCAGGAGCTTCCTCTTCCTAGGAG GTACTCTGATGTCTGGCTTGTCTGTCTTGTTCCTGGTGTCTGTGGTGAACATGTTCTTTGGATCAGCGGTACTCTTCAAG GCTCACATGTACCTGGGTCTGGTCATTATGTGTGGCTTTGTTCTGTTCGACACTCAGCTCATCATTGAGAAAGCAGAGAACGGAGACAAGGACTACATCTG GCATTGCGTGGACCTGTTCCTCGACTTTGTTACTATTTTCAGAAAACTCATGATTCTCCTTGCCATGAATGAGAag GACAAGAAGAAAGAAAAGAAGTAG
- the LOC139416799 gene encoding carboxy-terminal domain RNA polymerase II polypeptide A small phosphatase 2-like encodes MESSIITQVQKEDIQLSPKTGEVSRSSLKKPRSCNIFKALFCCLRGAQDARNPPSPSQDALLGPQDNGDVIKLSSGPSLLPEMTPQDQGKICVVIDLDETLVHSSFKPISNADFIVPVEIEGTTHQVYVLKRPYVDEFLQRMGELFECILFTASLAKYADPVTDLLDQCGVFRARLFRESCVFHQGCYVKDLSLLGRELHKTLILDNSPASYIFHPENAVPVVSWFDDVEDAELLHLLPVFEDLSQAEDVYTRLGELRAP; translated from the exons ATGGAAAGTTCTATCATCACTCAAGTGCAAAAAGAAGACATTCAATTGTCACCGAAAACAG GCGAGGTGAGCAGATCTTCTCTGAAGAAGCCTAGGAGCTGTAACATCTTCAAAGCACTCTTCTGTTGCCTCAGAGGAGCACAGGATGCCCGGAATCCACCATCTCCTTCACAAGATGCCTTGCTGGGGCCACAGGACAATGGGGACGTTATCAAG CTGTCATCAGGGCCCAGCCTGCTGCCTGAGATGACACCCCAGGACCAGGGGAAGATATGTGTGGTCATAGACCTGGATGAGACACTGGTgcatagctcattcaag CCTATCAGTAATGCAGATTTCATAGTGCCTGTGGAGATTGAGGGGACCACACACCAG GTATACGTGCTGAAGAGGCCTTATGTGGATGAGTTTCTACAACGAATGGGAGAGCTGTTTGAGTGTATTCTGTTCACTGCCAGTCTTGCCAAG TATGCAGATCCAGTGACTGACCTGTTGGATCAGTGCGGGGTATTCCGGGCACGGTTGTTCCGGGAGTCCTGTGTGTTCCACCAGGGATGCTACGTCAAAGATCTCAGCCTGCTGGGCCGAGAGCTCCATAAGACCCTCATCCTAGACAACTCTCCTGCCTCCTACATCTTCCACCCAGAGAATGCT GTTCCTGTGGTGTCCTGGTTTGATGATGTGGAGGATGCTGAGCTGCTCCACCTGCTGCCTGTGTTTGAGGACCTGAGTCAGGCAGAGGATGTCTACACCAGACTGGGGGAGCTACGAGCACCATGA